In a single window of the Larimichthys crocea isolate SSNF chromosome XVII, L_crocea_2.0, whole genome shotgun sequence genome:
- the frem1b gene encoding FRAS1-related extracellular matrix protein 1b gives MAAVGVLLLLALAVVCGGRRLVEVNSGVQVIRGRSAFITEKELKISEDPTADCKVEVVMNEPVTQRVGRLTPQVFDCSFLEDEVKYIHNGSPQLDEDSVMLRVYRFTSSDTLVETVLLPVRVVDSGSGVVELGSAPLVVPQFYALSNAIDSSILNIRTTSDLVCTIRLMTTDTSVPALGQLVREEDSTQRKGRETAALCPGNKPCLHDTKEVRFLKTSCQDFLSSGLKYQHLSPPSPEIDYIPIRVELREQATRALLEAESVWLPVLIHGAMQNQPPQAAFMASFILEVDQFILTPLTTAALDAKDHETPQERLVFNVTAPPAEGYITHLDDHTKPITSFTWLDLHEMKVAYQPPNSSQSQRRNYEMEFQVIDGSYVTSPPIMVHISIRAAETNAPRVSWNMGLDLLEGQSRPITWEELQIVDSDNINAVYLVAVDGPLHGRLSVRGGKAFMFRVRDLREGAVVYHHSDSDTTRDHIVFRISDGRHSIRHKFPINILPKDDSPPFLINNVAVEVQEGGAVRLEEYMLLASDLDSSDDYILYQVVSSPRAGQLVRKTSTHETGAPVDSFLQRDLIQGQIYYQHSGDEQFEDSFDITLSDSHHPPNLSQTYTVVVQVFPVKDQLPVEVSGSVRSLTVKETEVVYVTPAHLHFTDREHPDTDLTYVITQPCFSPLHAGLMDAGRLFYTDSTNSMKKDHMVPVLKSFTQHAVNHMKVAFMPPVEDIGPEPLFVQFVFSVSDHHGGTVSGLVFNITVTPVDDQAPEAFTNLLRVEEGGGAFVTEEHLLVQDRDSREEVLRVEVQRMAHHGRLELQGRALQSGDRFTLQDLRGLRLRYIHDDSETTEDEVYLKVTDGLNSVQVVLLIQVLPMNDEPPQLGGGLRGELTCQEGGRVQVTVDYLSATDRDSDDSRLTYMLARSPGRGELQRAGLTVDKFSQQDLLQGHIYYAHTGGEIGPEPAFDTVTLIISDGETGGTDGCCHGDAPPPPVPLHGTLPVYDLNVTVLPVNNQVPAVTLGESMLVVDEGSSACLCGGVLGASDPDTPPDQLTFHLETPPLHGFLENTLPPPGSEKSNAGVRVESFSLIHLTSGFINYVQSESKGVEPTVDQLTISVSDGLHRSAPVPFYIIINPTNDETPSLVLANFTVKEGGMRELTPSILNGFDLDAPLDILTFTVIQPPVHGSLINGIYGTEMSRYKEMGADLLQRSLPVTSFTLQELRQGMKIVYMHDDTETLKDTVALWLTDGVHTVQGTAQVTVLPVNDEKPRLLKNAGLEVNSGERRVISSVVLEAEDLDTPPNQVYYFLNAEPRFGKLQLKTESGWIELSAGQNFTQDDVEMNRLWYVHTSATNAAGFKGHDSFRFTLSDLDNETPTQSFFMSVHAVQKGDLVLLSKAVSLTEGQRVVLNTDILLASDSSGRPEELVYTVTVPPGHGLVHAVQQPGVPLMSFTQLDVAAHRVCYTHDNSHHAETDAFSFVVTNGDSSRSGTLHFTIQHGDRIPPTLHHNTGLRLQDGSTETITTDQLQLTDPDTAVANLSFAITRLPLYGRLLLREVPLSAPLSFTQTDVDELNLSYQHDLVSPAEIDRFYFLPTDGTNRGYLEFGQLREEPAVFNIQVDRVDRTPPSLTTRQSPSVVVDLGGGRYGIFITSKHLQASDPDSPTEELEFSITRPPHFGYLENALTGAYIKGRFTQRDVDQRTVVFVLPADMEVTADSFQFLLTDPAGNTALPEILELSWSRVELSATCYRTCETAGTLQIQIQRNGKSADPAYVAIQVEEGSAKPGRDFTHSTAGLIQFDPGVSVKTWNIYLIDDGLEENHETFTVTLKNPKNAVLGQRTSASVEIIDPRGGRCDPDDLRVEDDEKRLPAPPRLPDPPRPEKEEEVEDPVTDIEAELLWENQPQPPRGDVPNRRPYLDYGVQDPQDQAASSYSQIYYPSRQLPGTGTGGTGHRVRHGGLKVRLSGERRTEEKVWTFHSLTPLRLEELKPGDVGWSQSPQSRLLQEVPVGDPPQMDHAEPRHHPELRQRKTEKSVSSSCPDGSTHYRRRCYIISSSVASWASAERTCSLLFNSSLTSVRSRRDMSWLWRFAGRKPFWIGLSGGPGHWMWADGQPVSFSRLKGAPLGRSESDAGPDCVLVENPRSWISTSCSPETQHRFICSAPAQTH, from the exons GGAGGACTCCACACAGAGGAAAG GCAGAGAGACGGCGGCGCTCTGTCCGGGGAACAAACCGTGTCTTCACGACACCAAGGAGGTCCGTTTCCTCAAAACCAGCTGCCAGGACTTCCTGAGCTCCGGTCTGAAGTACCAGCACCTCAGCCCTCCATCACCAGAGATCGACTACATCCCCATCAGGGTGGAGCTGAGGGAGCAGGCCACCAGGGCGCTGCTGGAG GCGGAGTCGGTGTGGTTGCCGGTTCTGATCCACGGTGCGATGCAGAACCAGCCGCCCCAGGCCGCCTTCATGGCCTCCTTCATCCTGGAGGTGGACCAGTTCATCCTCACCCCGCTCACCACCGCCGCCCTGGACGCCAAAGACCACGAGACGCCGCAGGAGAGGCTCGTCTTCAACGTGACCGCCCCGCCTGCCGAGGGCTACATCACACACCTGGACGATCACACGAAGCCTATCACGTCCTTCACGTGGCTGGACCTCCATGAGATGAAGGTGGCCTACCAGCCTCCCAACAGCAGCCAGTCACAACGCAGGAACTATGAG ATGGAGTTCCAGGTTATAGACGGGTCCTATGTGACCAGCCCCCCCATCATGGTCCACATCTCCATCAGGGCAGCTGAAACAAACGCCCCCCGAGTCTCCTGGAACATGG GTTTGGACCTGTTGGAGGGTCAGTCCAGACCGATCACATGGGAGGAGCTGCAGATCGTCGACAGCGACAACATCAATGCTGTCTACCTGGTGGCCGTGGACGGACCCCTGCATGGACGCCTCAGTGTCAGAG GCGGGAAGGCGTTCATGTTCCGTGTGCGGGACCTGAGGGAGGGCGCCGTCGTCTACCATCACTCTGACAGCGACACCACCCGCGACCATATCGTCTTCCGCATCAGTGACGGCCGTCACAGCATCCGCCACAAGTTCCCCATCAACATCCTGCCCAAAGACGACTCTCCGCCGTTCCTCATCAACAACGTGGCGGTGGAGGTGCAGGAGGGCGGCGCCGTGAGGCTGGAGGAGTACATGCTGTTAGCCTCTGACCTGGACTCCAGTGACGACTACATCCTCTACCAGGTCGTCTCCAGCCCCCGGGCGGGGCAGCTGGTCAGGAAGACCTCCACCCATGAGACAG GAGCTCCGGTGGACAGCTTCCTGCAGAGAGATCTGATCCAGGGTCAGATCTACTACCAGCACTCAGGAGACGAGCAGTTTGAAGACTCCTTCGACATCACGCTGTCCGACAGCCACCATCCGCCCAACCTCTCCCAGACATAC ACCGTGGTGGTCCAGGTTTTCCCGGTGAAGGACCAGCTGCCGGTGGAAGTGTCCGGCAGCGTCCGCTCTCTGACGGTGAAGGAGACGGAGGTGGTTTACGTCACCCCGGCTCACCTCCACTTCACCGACAGAGAGCATCCAGACACAGACCTGACCTACGTCATCACGCAGCCCTGCTTCAGCCCGCTGCATGCTGG GCTGATGGACGCAGGACGTCTGTTCTACACCGACAGCACCAACTCCATGAAGAAAGACCACATGGTGCCGGTGTTAAAGTCCTTCACTcag CATGCAGTGAACCACATGAAGGTGGCCTTCATGCCCCCCGTGGAGGACATCGGCCCGGAGCCACTGTTCGTCCAGTTTGTCTTCTCCGTCAGCGACCACCACGGCGGCACCGTGTCCGGCCTCGTCTTCAACATCACCGTCACCCCCGTGGACGACCAGGcgccagag GCCTTCACTAACCTGCTGCgagtggaggagggtggaggcgCCTTCGTGACTGAGGAGCACCTCCTGGTTCAGGACCGTGACAGCCGGGAGGAGGTGCTGAGGGTGGAGGTTCAGAGGATGGCTCACCATGGCCGGCTGGAGCTGCAGGGCCGAGCGCTGCAGTCAGGAGACAGATTCACCCTGCAGGACCTGAGAGGACTCCGGCTCAG GTACATCCACGATGACTCTGAGACGACGGAGGATGAAGTTTATCTGAAGGTGACGGACGGTCTGAACTCAGTCCAGGTCGTGCTGCTGATCCAG GTCCTACCGATGAACGATGAACCTCCCCAGCTTGGCGGGGGTCTTCGCGGGGAGCTGACCTGCCAGGAGGGGGGCCGGGTTCAGGTAACGGTGGACTACCTGTCGGCCACGGACCGGGACAGCGATGACTCCAGGCTGACCTACATGCTGGCCCGGAGTCCAGGCCgaggggagctgcagagagCTGGACTGACCGTGGACAAGTTCTCCCAGCAGGACCTGCTGCAGGGACACATCTACTACGCccacacag GAGGAGAGATCGGACCCGAGCCGGCGTTCGACACCGTCACCCTGATCATCTCTGATGGAGAGACCGGCGGCACGGACggctgttgtcatggagacgCCCCGCCTCCACCCGTACCTCTCCACGGCACACTTCCTGTGTACGACCTCAACGTCACCGTTCTTCCCGTCAACAACCAAGTCCCCGCCGTCACTCTGG GTGAGTCCATGCTGGTGGTGGACGAGGGCTCCTCCGCCTGTCTGTGTGGGGGCGTCCTGGGCGCCTCGGACCCTGACACTCCCCCTGACCAGCTGACCTTTCACCTGGAGACTCCGCCCCTGCACGGCTTCCTGGAGAACACGCTGCCGCCGCCCGGCTCCGAGAAGAGCAACGCAGGAGTCCGagtgg aatcCTTCAGTCTCATCCACCTGACCTCCGGTTTCATCAACTACGTCCAATCAGAGAGCAAAGGGGTGGAGCCAACAGTCGACCAGCTGACCATCAGTGTGAGTGACGGGCTGCACCGCTCCGCCCCCGTCCCCTTCTACATCATCATCAATCCGACCAATGACGAGACGCCGTCGCTAGTGCTCGCCAACTTCACC GTGAAGGAGGGCGGGATGAGGGAGCTGACTCCCTCCATACTGAACGGGTTCGACCTGGACGCCCCGCTGGACATCCTGACCTTCACGGTGATCCAGCCGCCGGTTCACGGCAGCCTGATCAACGGGATCTACGGCACCGAGATGAGCCGCTACAAAGAGATGGGAGCTGACCTCCTGCAGAGGAGCCTCCCCGTCACCTCCTTCACCCTGCAGGAGCTCCGACAGG gcATGAAGATCGTGTACATGCACGATGACACGGAAACCCTGAAGGACACCGTGGCTCTGTGGCTGACAGATGGTGTCCACACAGTCCAGGGGACGGCTCAGGTCACCGTGCTGCCGGTCAACGACGAGAAACCACGACTGctcaa GAACGCTGGGTTGGAGGTGAACTCCGGTGAGCGCAGGGTGATCTCCAGCGTGGTTCTGGAGGCCGAGGACCTGGACACCCCCCCAAACCAGGTGTACTACTTCCTCAATGCTGAACCACGCTTTGGCAAACTGCAGCTGAAG ACTGAGTCGGGTTGGATCGAGCTGTCGGCTGGTCAGAACTTCACTCAGGACGACGTGGAGATGAACCGTCTGTGGTACGTGCACACCTCCGCCACCAACGCCGCTGGGTTCAAAGGTCACGACAGCTTCCGCTTCACCCTCAGTGACCTGGACAACGAGACGCCGACCCAGAGCTTCTTCATGTCCGTCCACGCGGTgcagaaag GTGACTTAGTGCTGCTGAGCAAGGCAGTGAGTCTGACGGAGGGTCAGCGGGTCGTCCTGAACACCGACATCCTGCTGGCGTCAGACTCGTCCGGCCGTCCGGAGGAGCTGGTCTACACGGTGACGGTCCCGCCTGGACACGGCCTCGTCCACGCCGTCCAGCAGCCCGGGGTCCCGCTGATGAGCTTCACACAGCTGGACGTGGCCGCACACCGAGTGTGTTACACCCACGACAACAGCCACCACGCCGAGACCGACGCCTTcag ttttgtcGTCACCAACGGCGACTCATCACGAAGCGGCACCCTCCACTTCACCATCCAGCATGGCGACCGCATCCCGCCCACGCTCCACCACAACACGGGCCTGCGTCTGCAGGACGGCTCCACGGAGACCATCACCACCGACCAGCTGCAGCTCACCGACCCCGACACCGCTGTCGCCAACCTGAGCTTCGCCATCACGCGGCTGCCGCTCTACGGCCGGCTGCTGCTGAGAGAAGTCCCACTGTCAGCGCCGCTGAGCTTCACCCAGACGGACGTGGATGAGCTGAACCTGTCTTACCAACACGACCTGGTCAGCCCGGCGGAGATCGACAGGTTCTACTTCCTGCCGACCGACGGGACCAACAGAGGATACCTGGAGTTTGGACAGCTGAGAGAGGAACCTGCTGTCTTCAACATTCAG GTGGATCGGGTGGACCGGACACCTCCCAGTCTGACCACCAGGCAGAGTCCCAGCGTTGTGGTGGATCTGGGCGGAGGGCGTTACGgcatcttcatcacctccaaACACCTGCAGGCCTCCGACCCCGACAGCCCCACGGAGGAGCTGGAGTTCTCCATCACCAGACCGCCGCACTTCGGCTACCTGGAGAATGCTCTCACAG GAGCTTACATCAAAGGTCGTTTCACCCAGCGGGACGTGGATCAGCGCACCGTGGTGTTCGTCCTCCCGGCCGACATGGAGGTGACAGCCGACAGCTTCCAGTTCCTCCTCACCGACCCAGCGGGAAACACGGCGCTGCCTGAGAT ACTGGAGCTGTCCTGGTCTCGGGTGGAATTGTCAGCGACCTGCTACAGAACCTGCGAGACAGCGGGGACGCTTCAGATCCAGATCCAACGCAACGGGAAGAGCGCTGACCCGGCGTATGTCGCGATCCAG GTGGAGGAAGGATCGGCCAAACCCGGCAGAGATTTCACCCACAGCACAGCTGgtctgatccagtttgacccAG gaGTCAGTGTGAAAACCTGGAACATTTACCTGATAGACGATGGTCTGGAGGAAAACCACGAGACCTTCACTGTCACCCTGAAAAACCCCAAAAACGCCGTCCTGGGACAGAGGACGTCTGCTAGCGTCGAGATCATCGACCCCAGAGGAg GAAGGTGTGATCCAGACGACCTGAGGGTGGAGGATGACGAGAAGCGACTCCCAGCTCCTCCTCGCCTTCCTGACCCTCCCAGAccggagaaggaggaggaggtggaggacccCGTCACGGACATCGAGGCGGAGCTGCTGTGGGAGAACCAGCCTCAGCCTCCCAGGGGAGACGTCCCAAACAGACGGCCCTACTTAGACTATGGAGTACAAGATCCACAGGACCAGGCGGCCTCCAGCTACAGCCAGATCTACTACCCCAGCAGGCAGCTGCCAGGGACGGGTACTGGGGGGACTGGACACAGGGTCAGACATGGAGGCCTAAAG GTCCGTCtgtcaggagagaggaggactgaggagaaGGTCTGGACG TTCCACAGTCTGACTCCTCTCCGGCTGGAGGAGCTGAAGCCGGGTGACGTTGGGTGGAGCCAGTCACCTCAAAGTCGCCTCCTGCAGGAAGTCCCAGTCGGAGACCCTCCTCAAATGGATCATGCAGAACCAAGACACCACCCAGAGCTACGCCAGCGCAAa aCTGAGAAGTCCGTCAGCAGCTCGTGTCCTGACGGTTCGACTCATTACAGGAGACGCTGTTACATCATCAGCTCGTCTGTGGCGAGCTGGGCAAGCGCCGAGAGGACCTGCTCGCTGct GTTCAACAGCAGCCTGACCAGCGTGCGCTCCAGAAGAGACATGAGCTGGCTGTGGAGGTTTGCAGGGAGGAAGCCGTTCTGGATCG GTCTGTCTGGAGGTCCGGGTCACTGGATGTGGGCCGACGGTCAGCCAGTGTCCTTCTCCAGACTGAAGGGGGCGCCGCTGGGCCGCAGTGAGTCTGACGCGGGCCCGGACTGTGTGCTGGTTGAAAACCCCAGAAGCTGGATCTCTACGAGCTGCTCCCCTGAAACCCAGCACAGGTTCATCTGTTCAGCGCCGGCTCAGACTCACTGA